In Neovison vison isolate M4711 chromosome 11, ASM_NN_V1, whole genome shotgun sequence, one genomic interval encodes:
- the AFM gene encoding afamin, giving the protein MKQLKLTGFVVFLFFVPESLTLPTQPQDVDDVSITQKFIEENVGYITIIEFAQHIQEASFEEVEVLVNAMTEYRDKCLGDRTLLMCSKSANDVLLENICALEGLPQKHNFSHCCSKVDLERKLCFFHNKKADVGFLPPLPTLDPEEKCQTYKNNRESFLNNYVYEVSRRNPFVFAPTLLTVAARFEEMTKTCCEEQDKANCFRTKAEPVIQYLKASSSFQKNVCGAFMKFGPQVLGLINVAILSQKFPKIEFKELISLLEDVSSNYDGCCEGDAVQCIRDRSKVMSHICSKQDSISSKIKECCKKKIPERGECIIASNKDNRPEDLGLREAKFTESENVCEERDANQTIFMAEFLYEHSRRHLELSVPELLRIAGVYENLLKECCRTENPPDCYRHAEYKFNETTEKSLKIVQRECEHFQNLGKDDLKYYYLIKLTKIAPQLSTEELTFLGKEMVTALATCCTLSEEFACVDNLMDLVLGELCGLNENRNINPDVDHCCKTNFAFRRPCFEGLEADKTYRPPSTPQDLFVFHTDLCQSHNEELQSKKDRFLVNVVKRGPELPEAVLRPLLSDFTDVVAKCCKAEDPETCFHEEGPKVAAKSQAA; this is encoded by the exons atgaaacagttaaaACTTAcaggttttgttgttttcctgTTCTTTGTGCCTGAATCCCTAACCCTACCCACACAGCCTCAAGATGTAG ATGATGTCAGTATCACCCAGAAATTTATAGAGGAGAATGTTGGATATAT CACGATCATAGAATTCGCTCAACATATTCAGGAGGCCTCCTTTGAAGAAGTAGAAGTGTTGGTAAACGCCATGACGGAATATCGAGATAAATGCTTGGGTGACAGGACTCTCCTAATGTGTTCCAAATCAGCT AATGATGTTTTATTGGAAAATATATGTGCTCTGGAGGGACTGCcacaaaaacacaatttttcaCACTGCTGCAGTAAGGTTGACTTGGAAAGAAAACTTTGTTTCTTCCATAATAAGAAAGCTGATGTAGGatttctgcctcctctccctaCCCTGGATCCTGAAGAGAAATGCCAGACTTATAAAAATAACAGAGAATCTTTTCTAAACAA ttatgTCTATGAAGTTTCCAGAAGGAACCCCTTTGTTTTTGCCCCTACGCTTCTAACTGTTGCTGCTCGTTTTGAGGAGATGACTAAAACTTGTTGTGAAGAACAAGACAAAGCTAATTGCTTTCGGACAAAG GCAGAACCTGTCATACAATATTTAAAAGCATcatcttcttttcaaaaaaatgtttgtggGGCATTTATGAAGTTTGGACCGCAAGTCTTAGGATTGAT AAATGTTGCTATACTTAGTCAAAAGTTTCCCAAGATTGAATTTAAGGAACTTATCTCCCTCCTAGAAGATGTTTCTTCCAACTACGATGGATGCTGTGAAGGGGATGCTGTACAGTGTATCCGTGACAGG AGCAAGGTTATGAGCCATATTTGCTCCAAACAAGATTCCATCTCCAGCAAAATCAAAGAGTGCTGCAAAAAGAAAATACCAGAGCGTGGCGAGTGCATCATTGCCTCGAATAAAGACAATAGACCAGAGGACTTAGGTCTAAGAGAAGCGAAATTTACTGAAAGCGAAAATGTGTGTGAAGAGCGAGATGCTAATCAAACGATCTTCATGGCTGA GTTTCTTTATGAACACTCAAGGAGGCATCTGGAACTCTCTGTACCGGAACTTTTAAGAATTGCTGGGGTGTATGAGAATCTTCTGAAGGAGTGTTGCCGCACAGAAAACCCTCCCGACTGTTACCGCCATGCA GAATACAAATTCAATGAAACAACTGAGAAAAGCCTCAAGATAGTACAGCGAGAATGTGAACATTTCCAGAATTTGGGGAAAGATGACTTGAAATACTA CTACCTTATCAAACTCACAAAGATAGCTCCCCAGCTCTCCACTGAAGAACTGACCTTCCTTGGCAAGGAAATGGTGACAGCTCTGGCCACCTGCTGCACACTGAGTGAAGAGTTTGCCTGTGTTGACAATTTG ATGGATTTAGTTCTTGGAGAGTTATGTGGACTAAATGAAAATCGGAACATCAACCCAGATGTGGACCACTGTTGTAAAACCAACTTTGCCTTCAGAAGACCCTGCTTTGAGGGATTGGAAGCTGATAAAACGTATAGACCTCCATCTACGCCTCAGGATTTATTTGTCTTTCATACAGACTTATGTCAGTCTCATAATGAGGAGCTCCAAAGCAAGAAGGACAG GTTCCTAGTGAATGTAGTGAAGCGAGGGCCTGAACTTCCAGAAGCAGTGCTGCGGCCGTTGCTCTCAGACTTCACGGACGTGGTGGCAAAATGTTGCAAAGCTGAGGACCCTGAAACCTGCTTTCATGAAGAG ggGCCCAAGGTGGCGGCCAAAAGCCAGGCTGCTTGA